Proteins from one Ramlibacter sp. PS4R-6 genomic window:
- a CDS encoding P-II family nitrogen regulator, with the protein MKQITAIVKPFKLEEVREALADCGVTGLTVTEVKGFGRQKGHTELYRGAEYVVDFLPKVKVEVVVKDGDVERCVDAIVKAARTGKIGDGKIFVTTVERIVRIRTGEVDESAI; encoded by the coding sequence ATGAAGCAGATCACCGCCATCGTCAAACCCTTCAAGCTGGAGGAAGTGCGCGAGGCGCTCGCCGACTGCGGCGTCACCGGCCTGACGGTCACCGAAGTCAAGGGCTTCGGCCGCCAGAAGGGCCACACCGAGCTCTATCGCGGCGCCGAGTACGTCGTGGACTTCCTGCCCAAGGTGAAGGTCGAGGTCGTCGTGAAGGACGGCGACGTCGAGCGCTGCGTCGACGCCATCGTGAAGGCCGCGCGCACCGGCAAGATCGGAGACGGCAAGATCTTCGTCACCACCGTGGAGCGCATCGTGCGCATCCGCACCGGTGAAGTCGACGAGTCGGCGATCTAG
- a CDS encoding GNAT family N-acetyltransferase produces MGNVSNDYVTRVLDTPGAIDARTWDALLAEQAEPTPFMRHAYLAAMHESASAVPRTGWTPRFLTLWRGGELHAASPLYLKAHSYGEYVFDWAWANAYEQHHLEYYPKALVAVPFTPVPGTRLLARDTKAREALARELVAWSRWEKLSSLHLLFATDEDAAACEAAGMMLRHNVQFHWTHGGWPDFDAFLASLSHDKRKKIRQERRKVRDAGVSFRWSRGTGIADADWDFFYRCYEQTYWEHGNSPYLTRDFFSRMKRDMAANWLLFIAERGGQPIGCSLIALEGERIAYGRYWGAIERVDCLHFEACYYQPLEWCIAHRFESFEGGAQGEHKMARALMPVKTTSAHWLAHPAFADAVEKFLQREGRGIENYLEHLEARTPFRQSPG; encoded by the coding sequence GTGGGAAACGTCTCGAACGATTATGTCACCCGGGTGCTGGACACGCCGGGCGCCATCGATGCCCGTACATGGGATGCGCTCTTGGCTGAGCAGGCGGAGCCGACACCGTTCATGCGGCACGCGTACCTCGCGGCGATGCACGAGAGCGCCAGTGCCGTGCCGCGCACGGGATGGACGCCGCGCTTCCTCACGCTGTGGCGCGGCGGCGAATTGCATGCCGCAAGCCCGCTCTACCTCAAGGCGCATTCGTACGGCGAGTACGTCTTCGACTGGGCCTGGGCGAACGCCTACGAGCAGCATCACCTGGAGTACTACCCCAAGGCGCTGGTCGCCGTGCCCTTCACGCCGGTCCCGGGCACGCGGCTGCTGGCGCGCGACACGAAGGCGCGCGAGGCGCTCGCGCGCGAACTCGTCGCCTGGTCACGGTGGGAGAAGCTCTCGTCGCTGCACCTGCTGTTCGCGACGGATGAAGATGCCGCGGCCTGCGAGGCGGCCGGGATGATGCTGCGCCACAACGTGCAGTTCCACTGGACGCACGGGGGCTGGCCCGACTTCGACGCGTTCCTGGCGAGCCTGTCGCACGACAAGCGCAAGAAGATCCGCCAGGAGCGGCGCAAGGTGCGCGACGCGGGCGTGTCGTTCCGCTGGTCGCGCGGCACGGGCATCGCCGATGCCGACTGGGACTTCTTCTACCGCTGCTACGAGCAGACCTACTGGGAGCACGGCAACTCGCCTTACCTCACGCGCGACTTCTTCTCGCGGATGAAGCGCGACATGGCGGCCAACTGGCTCCTCTTCATCGCCGAGCGTGGCGGCCAGCCCATCGGCTGCAGCCTGATCGCGCTGGAGGGCGAGCGCATCGCTTATGGCCGCTACTGGGGCGCCATCGAGCGCGTCGACTGCCTGCACTTCGAGGCCTGCTACTACCAGCCGCTCGAGTGGTGCATCGCCCACCGCTTCGAGAGCTTCGAAGGCGGCGCGCAGGGCGAGCACAAGATGGCGCGCGCGCTCATGCCGGTCAAGACGACCAGCGCCCACTGGCTGGCCCATCCGGCCTTCGCCGACGCCGTCGAGAAGTTCCTGCAGCGCGAGGGCCGCGGCATCGAGAATTACCTCGAACACCTGGAGGCCCGCACGCCCTTCCGTCAGTCACCTGGGTGA
- a CDS encoding DUF3106 domain-containing protein: MSAQWDTLSEAQKRKWIALSANYPKMSGEEQAKLHSRMSEWVALSPQQRSAARLNYGETKKLAPDDKKAKWEAYQALPPEEKKKLAAGAQKPPAMAAAVRPVPREKLASVPKPRASATAQASKAPRIAAAPNQVDHNTLLPQQPQAQPPQPGSTH, encoded by the coding sequence TTGTCTGCCCAGTGGGACACGCTGAGCGAGGCGCAAAAGCGCAAGTGGATCGCGCTGTCGGCCAACTACCCGAAGATGTCCGGCGAGGAGCAGGCCAAGCTCCACAGCCGCATGAGCGAGTGGGTGGCCCTGAGCCCGCAGCAGCGCAGCGCCGCGCGCCTGAACTACGGCGAGACGAAGAAGCTCGCGCCCGACGACAAGAAGGCCAAGTGGGAGGCCTACCAGGCCCTGCCCCCGGAAGAAAAGAAGAAGCTCGCCGCCGGCGCGCAGAAGCCGCCCGCCATGGCCGCGGCGGTCAGGCCGGTGCCGCGCGAGAAGCTGGCGTCGGTGCCCAAGCCGCGCGCCAGCGCCACCGCGCAGGCGAGCAAGGCGCCGCGCATCGCAGCCGCGCCGAACCAGGTGGACCACAACACCTTGCTGCCCCAGCAGCCGCAAGCGCAGCCGCCCCAGCCCGGCTCCACCCACTGA
- a CDS encoding NAD+ synthase, protein MTLKICIAQLNFLVGDTAGNAQKIIAAAKSAYAQGARLVLTPELSICGYPAEDLLLRPAFMSACDDAVKAVARELAGLKGLHVVVGHPMGGDVRTKSVAVQRRFNAASIVSDGRVLETYSKRELPNYQVFDERRYFTPGQGTCVFPVEGVSVGLVICEDAWFEEPGLLAKEAGAEILVVPNASPFHVGKTGERVARMSERAKALDIPVLYAHMVGGQDEIVFDGASFSVAADGTLATRAPSFQEDLHLVSAERVNGRVVVSGPSAHDRGAEAELWDALVLGVRDYVTKNGFPGVLLGLSGGIDSALVLAIAVDALGRDKVRAVMMPSPYTADISWIDARDMAARLGVRYDEISITPEFEAFRQSLAKEFAGLAEDTTEENIQARIRGVFLMALSNKFGSIVLTTGNKSEMATGYCTLYGDMAGGFAVIKDVLKTTVFKLARWRNVHDPYGTGISPIPERIITRPPSAELRPGQVDQDSLPPYEILDAILERYMEDDEGIEKIIAAGYERKVVERVARLIRINEYKRRQAPPGIRVTHRSFGKDWRYPITGKFSA, encoded by the coding sequence ATGACCCTCAAGATCTGCATTGCCCAGCTCAATTTCCTGGTGGGCGACACCGCAGGCAACGCACAGAAGATCATCGCCGCAGCGAAGTCCGCCTATGCGCAGGGCGCGCGGCTCGTGCTCACGCCCGAACTGTCCATCTGCGGCTATCCCGCCGAAGACCTGCTGCTGCGCCCGGCCTTCATGTCCGCCTGCGATGATGCCGTGAAGGCGGTGGCCCGCGAACTCGCGGGGTTGAAAGGCCTCCACGTGGTGGTCGGCCACCCGATGGGCGGCGACGTCCGCACCAAGTCGGTGGCTGTGCAGCGGCGCTTCAACGCGGCCAGCATCGTCAGCGACGGGCGCGTGCTCGAAACGTATTCCAAGCGCGAACTGCCGAACTACCAGGTGTTCGACGAGCGCCGCTATTTCACGCCGGGCCAGGGCACCTGCGTGTTCCCGGTCGAAGGCGTGAGCGTCGGGCTCGTGATCTGCGAGGACGCGTGGTTCGAGGAGCCGGGGCTGCTCGCGAAGGAGGCCGGCGCGGAAATCCTGGTCGTGCCCAACGCTTCACCGTTCCATGTGGGCAAGACGGGGGAGCGGGTGGCGCGCATGTCCGAGCGCGCGAAGGCGCTCGACATCCCGGTGCTGTACGCCCACATGGTGGGCGGGCAGGACGAGATCGTGTTCGACGGCGCGTCGTTCTCCGTCGCCGCAGACGGCACGCTCGCCACGCGCGCGCCCAGCTTCCAGGAAGACCTGCACCTGGTCAGCGCGGAGCGCGTGAATGGCCGCGTCGTTGTTTCCGGCCCTTCGGCGCACGACCGCGGTGCCGAGGCCGAGCTGTGGGACGCCCTCGTGCTGGGCGTGCGCGACTACGTCACCAAGAATGGCTTCCCCGGCGTGCTGCTGGGCCTGTCGGGCGGCATCGATTCGGCGCTGGTGCTCGCGATCGCTGTCGACGCCCTGGGGCGCGACAAGGTGCGCGCGGTGATGATGCCTTCGCCGTATACGGCCGACATCTCCTGGATCGACGCCCGCGACATGGCCGCGCGGCTGGGCGTGCGCTACGACGAGATCTCCATCACGCCGGAGTTCGAGGCCTTCCGCCAGTCCCTCGCCAAGGAGTTCGCGGGCCTGGCCGAGGACACGACTGAGGAGAACATCCAGGCGCGCATCCGCGGCGTGTTCCTCATGGCGCTGTCCAACAAGTTCGGCAGCATCGTGCTGACCACCGGCAACAAGAGCGAGATGGCCACGGGCTATTGCACGCTGTACGGCGACATGGCCGGCGGCTTCGCGGTGATCAAGGACGTGCTCAAGACCACGGTCTTCAAGCTCGCGCGCTGGCGCAACGTCCACGACCCTTACGGCACCGGCATCAGCCCCATCCCCGAGCGCATCATCACGCGCCCGCCCAGCGCCGAGCTGCGGCCCGGGCAGGTCGACCAGGACAGCCTGCCGCCCTACGAGATCCTCGACGCCATCCTCGAGCGCTACATGGAGGACGACGAGGGCATCGAGAAGATCATCGCCGCCGGGTACGAGCGCAAGGTCGTCGAACGCGTGGCGCGCCTGATCCGCATCAACGAATACAAGCGCCGCCAGGCCCCGCCGGGCATCCGCGTGACCCACCGCAGCTTCGGCAAGGATTGGCGCTATCCTATTACCGGGAAATTCAGCGCATAG
- a CDS encoding RNA polymerase sigma factor, with translation MATEKELSDFLKSVEKRAFKRSIYHVRDEEAALDIVQDAMMKLAEHYGDKPPNELPMLFQRILSNCTLDWFRRQKTRKALFSNMSDFESASDDGDFDLLETFSFEEGSQQTESAEDSTRRAQILREIEGEIQLLPARQREAFLMRYWEDMDVAETAAAMGCSEGSVKTHCSRAVAALSKALKAKGIQL, from the coding sequence TTGGCCACCGAAAAAGAACTCTCGGATTTCCTCAAGAGCGTCGAAAAGCGGGCGTTCAAGCGCTCGATCTACCACGTTCGCGACGAGGAGGCGGCTCTGGACATCGTGCAGGACGCGATGATGAAGCTCGCCGAGCATTACGGCGACAAGCCGCCCAACGAGCTGCCGATGCTGTTCCAGCGCATCCTGTCCAACTGCACCCTGGACTGGTTCCGGCGCCAGAAGACCCGCAAGGCCCTGTTTTCGAACATGAGCGACTTCGAAAGCGCCTCGGACGACGGCGATTTCGACCTCCTTGAAACTTTTTCCTTCGAGGAAGGCTCCCAGCAGACGGAGAGCGCCGAAGACAGCACCCGCCGGGCACAGATCCTGCGAGAGATCGAGGGTGAAATCCAGCTGTTGCCGGCCCGTCAACGGGAAGCCTTCCTGATGCGTTACTGGGAAGACATGGACGTCGCCGAGACGGCGGCGGCCATGGGCTGTTCGGAGGGCAGTGTCAAGACGCACTGTTCCCGGGCGGTCGCGGCCCTCAGCAAGGCTCTGAAGGCAAAGGGAATACAACTATGA
- a CDS encoding diacylglycerol kinase, giving the protein MSSSPPEFVSPAQQQKLRSGLDRVWHAAGFSFAGLRAGWDETAFRQEAIAAIVLLPASFWLGRGWIEVALLAGSVLLVLIVELLNTGIENAVDRIGPEWHDLSKRAKDMGSAAVMLSLVLCGGIWLAAVHQRFWA; this is encoded by the coding sequence ATGTCGTCGTCCCCGCCCGAGTTCGTTTCACCCGCGCAGCAGCAGAAACTGCGCTCCGGCCTGGACCGCGTGTGGCACGCGGCGGGGTTCTCGTTCGCGGGCTTGCGCGCCGGCTGGGACGAAACCGCGTTCCGCCAGGAGGCGATCGCTGCCATCGTGCTGCTCCCGGCATCGTTCTGGCTCGGGCGCGGCTGGATCGAAGTCGCGCTGCTTGCCGGCTCGGTGCTCCTCGTGCTGATCGTGGAATTGCTGAACACCGGCATCGAGAACGCCGTGGACCGCATCGGCCCCGAGTGGCACGACCTGTCCAAGCGGGCCAAGGACATGGGCAGCGCCGCCGTGATGCTGTCGCTCGTGCTGTGCGGCGGCATCTGGCTCGCGGCCGTGCACCAGAGGTTCTGGGCATGA
- a CDS encoding wax ester/triacylglycerol synthase family O-acyltransferase, which translates to MKTLSGLDATFLYLETPETPMHVGSLHLYELPAGFKGSFHRAVQEHIARRMHLAPIFSRRLAFMPFDLGHPVWVEADTVDLDFHIRKVAGKALTVRQVEAAAAKLHSKLVDREHPLWEFHVFENITAPAGMKTEGKLVGFYSKIHHAALDGKGGTVLANAILDLSAQPREVEPADPSRKRRTAGDLKVGQMIGAVFSNSLAQYAKIARSLPAAVTSVSGAVAGQAKSAVTNVKSPVGLAPRTIFNAGITKDRAFATATVPFAECRAMSKAVGGSFNDVVLWLCATALRDYLGKHDSIPKKPLVAAMPVSLREESNKELNNQASISLVELGTQHADPLKRMTAIMESTAKVKAALANLKSVLPTDYPSLMSPWLVGGAGNALLRTYGRSGIAEKLPALANLAISNVPGPQVPLYLAGARMLTFHPLSIILHGMALNITVQTYAGHVDFGIIACPKAAPHVNELAQALGEAFEQARKIFAPAPQAAPPAPKRAPRKAVARKKSPAARKAAA; encoded by the coding sequence ATGAAGACACTCAGCGGGCTGGACGCGACCTTCCTCTACCTGGAAACGCCCGAGACGCCGATGCACGTCGGCTCGCTGCACCTGTACGAGCTGCCCGCCGGCTTCAAGGGCAGCTTCCACCGCGCGGTGCAGGAGCACATCGCCCGCCGCATGCACCTGGCGCCCATCTTCTCGCGCCGCCTGGCCTTCATGCCGTTCGACCTGGGCCACCCGGTGTGGGTGGAAGCCGACACGGTCGACCTCGACTTCCACATCCGCAAGGTCGCGGGCAAGGCGCTGACGGTCAGGCAGGTCGAGGCCGCCGCGGCCAAGTTGCATTCGAAGCTGGTGGACCGCGAGCATCCGCTCTGGGAGTTCCACGTCTTCGAGAACATCACGGCGCCCGCCGGCATGAAGACCGAGGGCAAGCTGGTGGGCTTCTACTCGAAGATCCACCACGCCGCGCTGGACGGCAAGGGCGGCACGGTGCTGGCCAACGCCATCCTCGACCTGTCGGCGCAGCCGCGCGAGGTCGAGCCCGCCGACCCGTCGCGCAAGCGCCGCACCGCCGGCGACCTCAAGGTCGGGCAGATGATCGGCGCGGTGTTCTCCAATTCGCTCGCCCAGTACGCGAAGATCGCGCGTTCGCTGCCGGCCGCCGTTACTTCGGTCTCCGGCGCGGTGGCGGGGCAGGCGAAGTCGGCCGTGACCAACGTCAAGTCGCCGGTGGGCCTGGCGCCGCGCACCATCTTCAACGCGGGCATCACGAAGGACCGCGCGTTCGCGACCGCCACGGTGCCTTTCGCCGAATGCCGCGCGATGTCCAAGGCCGTCGGCGGATCGTTCAACGACGTCGTCCTGTGGCTGTGCGCCACGGCCTTGCGCGACTACCTCGGCAAGCACGACAGCATCCCGAAGAAGCCGCTGGTCGCCGCCATGCCGGTGAGCCTGCGCGAAGAGAGCAACAAGGAGCTGAACAACCAGGCGTCGATCTCGCTGGTGGAGCTGGGTACGCAGCACGCCGACCCGCTCAAGCGCATGACGGCGATCATGGAGTCCACCGCCAAGGTGAAGGCGGCGCTGGCGAACCTGAAGTCGGTGCTGCCCACCGACTACCCGTCGCTGATGTCGCCATGGCTCGTGGGCGGCGCCGGCAATGCGCTGCTGCGCACCTACGGCCGCAGCGGCATCGCCGAGAAGCTGCCGGCGCTGGCCAACCTCGCGATCAGCAACGTGCCCGGGCCGCAGGTGCCGCTGTACCTGGCCGGCGCGCGCATGCTTACCTTCCACCCGCTGTCGATCATCCTGCACGGCATGGCACTGAACATCACCGTGCAGACATACGCGGGCCATGTCGACTTCGGCATCATCGCCTGTCCCAAGGCCGCGCCGCACGTGAACGAACTGGCGCAAGCGCTCGGCGAAGCATTCGAGCAGGCCCGGAAGATCTTCGCGCCGGCCCCGCAGGCCGCGCCCCCTGCACCCAAGCGCGCGCCGCGCAAGGCCGTCGCGCGCAAGAAGTCCCCCGCGGCCCGCAAGGCCGCCGCCTAG
- a CDS encoding PGAP1-like alpha/beta domain-containing protein, producing the protein MATPTHNADLRAPSLALLALEFRAPFEFGAVLPAWPALQKAPRGDGHSVLVFPGLAASDPTTLPLRGYLASLGYATEGWSQGFNFGPRAGVLEAARRNLVEAFERSRRKVSLIGWSLGGVYARELAKQMPDKVRCVITLGTPFAGPPKSTNAWRVYELTSGRSIEQEHASYELHEAPPVPTTSIYSRSDGIVAWRGSVQDPASGHTECENIEVVASHIGMGVNPSAWWAVADRLAQQEGRWRPFDRAGIFGFKSLLFPDPQRR; encoded by the coding sequence ATGGCAACACCCACCCACAACGCCGACCTGCGCGCGCCCAGCCTCGCGCTGCTCGCCCTGGAATTCCGTGCCCCGTTCGAGTTCGGCGCCGTCCTGCCCGCGTGGCCCGCGCTGCAGAAGGCGCCGCGCGGCGACGGGCACTCGGTCCTCGTCTTCCCCGGCCTCGCCGCGAGCGATCCCACCACGCTGCCGCTGCGCGGCTATCTCGCGTCGCTGGGCTATGCCACCGAAGGCTGGTCGCAGGGCTTCAACTTCGGCCCGCGCGCCGGCGTGCTCGAGGCGGCGCGGCGGAACCTGGTCGAGGCCTTCGAACGTTCGCGCCGCAAGGTCAGCCTCATCGGCTGGAGCCTGGGCGGCGTCTACGCGCGCGAGCTCGCCAAGCAGATGCCGGACAAGGTGCGCTGCGTGATCACGCTGGGCACGCCTTTCGCCGGCCCGCCGAAATCGACCAATGCCTGGCGCGTGTACGAGCTGACCAGCGGCCGCAGCATCGAGCAGGAGCACGCCAGCTACGAGCTGCATGAGGCGCCGCCCGTGCCCACGACCAGCATCTACTCGCGCAGCGACGGCATCGTGGCCTGGCGCGGCAGCGTGCAGGACCCCGCGTCCGGCCATACCGAGTGCGAGAACATCGAGGTCGTGGCCAGCCACATCGGCATGGGCGTGAACCCCAGCGCCTGGTGGGCGGTGGCCGACCGGCTGGCCCAGCAGGAAGGCCGCTGGCGGCCCTTCGACCGCGCGGGCATCTTCGGCTTCAAGTCGCTGCTGTTCCCCGACCCGCAACGCCGCTGA
- a CDS encoding DUF3619 family protein, translating to MNANQLIAADLYGRRVAARLSEGTAGLPYEITERLRAARMQALAQRKRVAGLRTAATVSGAGAATLTADEDFSLWQMAASALPILALVAGLVFIHTIQNETRANEVAEVDAALLTDDLPPSAYADPGFIQFLKQSGNKE from the coding sequence ATGAACGCCAACCAGCTCATCGCCGCCGACCTGTACGGTCGCCGCGTGGCCGCGCGCCTCTCCGAGGGCACGGCCGGGCTGCCTTACGAGATCACGGAACGCCTGCGCGCCGCCCGCATGCAGGCCCTGGCCCAGCGCAAGCGCGTGGCCGGCCTGCGCACGGCCGCCACGGTGTCCGGCGCCGGCGCCGCCACCCTCACGGCGGACGAAGATTTCTCCCTGTGGCAGATGGCGGCCTCCGCCCTGCCCATCCTGGCCCTGGTCGCCGGCCTGGTGTTCATCCACACCATCCAGAACGAAACCCGCGCCAACGAAGTGGCCGAGGTCGATGCCGCCCTGCTGACGGACGACCTGCCGCCCTCCGCCTACGCCGATCCCGGCTTCATCCAGTTCCTGAAGCAATCCGGCAACAAGGAATAG
- a CDS encoding acetolactate synthase 3 catalytic subunit: MEISKAEITSAAAAQAANGNSPLELRGAEILVKSLQAENVKYVWGYPGGAVLHIYDAFYKQDTIQHILVRHEQAAVHAADGYARATGDVGVALVTSGPGVTNAVTGIATAYMDSIPMVIITGQVPVPAIGLDAFQECDTVGITRPIVKHNFLVKDVRQMAEVMKKAFHIARSGRPGPVVVDIPKDVSFNKTTWAGYPQGVEMRSYNPVRKGHAGQIRKALQLLMTAKRPYIYTGGGVILGNATNELRTLVDMLGYPVTNTLMGLGAYPASDRKFLGMLGMHGTLEANNAMQNCDVLLAVGARFDDRVIGNPKHFAQNERKIIHIDIDPSSISKRVKVDIPIVGDVKDVLTDLIAMIKESGLKTDAPAVAEWWQQIEEWRGRDCLKYDRKNTEVIKPQAVVETLWKMTKDDDVYITSDVGQHQMWAAQYYRFDEPRRWINSGGLGTMGVGIPYAMGIKLAKPKADVYCVTGEGSVQMCIQELSTCLQYNTPIKIVSLNNRYLGMVRQWQELDYEGRYSHSYMDALPNFVKLAEAYGHVGMLIEHARDIEPALKEAKKLKDRTVFMDFRTDPTENVFPMVKAGKGITEMLLGSEDL, from the coding sequence ATGGAAATCTCGAAAGCGGAGATCACCTCCGCCGCGGCCGCGCAGGCCGCAAACGGCAATTCACCCCTGGAACTCCGCGGCGCGGAAATCCTCGTCAAGTCGCTGCAGGCCGAGAACGTCAAGTACGTCTGGGGCTATCCAGGCGGCGCGGTGTTGCACATCTACGACGCTTTCTACAAGCAGGACACCATCCAGCACATCCTGGTGCGGCATGAGCAGGCCGCGGTGCACGCGGCCGACGGCTATGCGCGCGCCACGGGCGACGTCGGCGTCGCGCTGGTCACGTCCGGCCCGGGCGTCACCAACGCGGTGACGGGCATCGCCACCGCCTACATGGATTCGATCCCGATGGTGATCATCACCGGCCAGGTGCCGGTGCCCGCCATCGGCCTGGACGCCTTCCAGGAGTGCGACACGGTCGGCATCACGCGCCCCATCGTCAAGCACAACTTCCTGGTGAAGGACGTGCGCCAGATGGCCGAGGTCATGAAGAAGGCCTTCCACATCGCGCGCAGCGGCCGTCCGGGCCCCGTGGTGGTGGACATCCCGAAGGACGTGTCGTTCAACAAGACGACGTGGGCGGGCTATCCGCAAGGCGTCGAGATGCGCTCGTACAACCCGGTGCGCAAGGGCCACGCGGGCCAGATCCGCAAGGCGCTGCAGCTCTTGATGACGGCCAAGCGGCCGTACATCTACACGGGCGGCGGGGTGATCCTGGGCAATGCGACGAACGAGCTGCGCACGCTGGTGGACATGCTCGGCTACCCCGTGACCAACACGCTGATGGGGCTGGGCGCGTACCCGGCCTCCGACAGGAAGTTCCTCGGCATGCTCGGCATGCACGGCACGCTCGAAGCCAACAACGCCATGCAGAACTGCGACGTGCTGCTGGCCGTCGGCGCGCGTTTCGACGACCGCGTGATCGGCAACCCCAAGCACTTCGCGCAGAACGAACGCAAGATCATTCACATCGACATCGACCCGTCGTCCATCTCCAAGCGCGTGAAGGTCGACATCCCGATCGTCGGCGACGTCAAGGACGTGCTGACGGACCTGATCGCGATGATCAAGGAGTCGGGCCTGAAGACCGACGCGCCGGCGGTTGCCGAGTGGTGGCAGCAGATCGAGGAGTGGCGCGGCCGCGACTGCCTGAAGTACGACCGCAAGAACACCGAGGTGATCAAGCCGCAGGCCGTGGTCGAGACGCTCTGGAAAATGACCAAGGACGACGACGTGTACATCACGTCCGACGTCGGCCAGCACCAGATGTGGGCCGCGCAGTACTACCGCTTCGACGAGCCGCGGCGCTGGATCAACTCCGGCGGCCTGGGCACGATGGGCGTGGGCATCCCGTACGCCATGGGCATCAAACTCGCCAAGCCCAAGGCCGACGTCTACTGCGTGACGGGCGAAGGCTCGGTGCAGATGTGCATCCAGGAACTGTCCACCTGCCTGCAATACAACACGCCGATCAAGATCGTGTCGCTGAACAACCGTTACCTCGGCATGGTGCGGCAGTGGCAGGAACTCGACTACGAAGGCCGCTACAGCCACAGCTACATGGACGCGCTGCCCAACTTCGTGAAGCTCGCCGAGGCCTATGGGCACGTCGGTATGCTGATCGAACACGCGCGCGACATCGAACCGGCGCTGAAGGAAGCCAAGAAGCTCAAGGACCGCACGGTCTTCATGGACTTCCGCACCGACCCGACCGAGAACGTCTTCCCGATGGTGAAGGCGGGCAAGGGCATCACCGAGATGCTGCTGGGCAGCGAAGACCTCTAA
- a CDS encoding RDD family protein translates to MRRRLASLLYEALVGLAVVLVAVALFSLVTTFAPALPHQRPLLLASCFVTLGGYFIYCWRHGQTLAMRAWQLKIVDGAGHPPAMGRACLRFVLGWVWVAPPLALAALARPHAASLGAGLALGCGAVLAWVVVWSFACVLRKDRQFWHDVLAGTRIVMA, encoded by the coding sequence TTGAGGCGCAGGCTCGCCAGCCTGCTGTACGAAGCGCTCGTCGGCCTCGCCGTCGTGCTCGTCGCGGTGGCCCTCTTCTCGCTCGTGACCACCTTCGCGCCGGCGTTGCCGCACCAGCGGCCGCTGCTGCTGGCGAGCTGCTTCGTCACGCTCGGGGGCTACTTCATCTACTGCTGGCGCCATGGCCAGACGCTGGCGATGCGCGCGTGGCAGCTGAAGATCGTCGACGGGGCCGGCCATCCGCCCGCGATGGGCCGGGCCTGCCTGCGTTTCGTGCTCGGTTGGGTCTGGGTGGCACCGCCCCTGGCCCTGGCCGCGCTCGCCCGGCCGCATGCGGCCTCGCTGGGCGCGGGCCTCGCCCTGGGTTGCGGCGCCGTGCTCGCGTGGGTCGTGGTGTGGTCCTTCGCATGCGTTTTGCGCAAGGACCGGCAGTTCTGGCACGACGTGCTGGCGGGCACGCGCATCGTCATGGCGTGA
- a CDS encoding LOG family protein, with translation MKPAFSLCVYCGSRAGSGEAFKSVAAEVGRWIGENDGQLVYGGGNAGLMGVVADETLLAGGTVVGVIPHALVARELAKRDCTELHIVENMHERKRMMAERADAFLALPGGIGTMEEFFEVWTWRQLGYHDKPVGLLNSGGYYDALLTFLASTVTQEFMSDWQMDLVRVGTDVPTLLPELIQASDLSSGFSDLSEI, from the coding sequence ATGAAGCCGGCCTTCTCGCTGTGCGTGTACTGCGGCTCGCGCGCCGGCAGCGGCGAAGCGTTCAAGTCCGTCGCCGCGGAGGTGGGCCGCTGGATCGGCGAGAACGACGGCCAGCTGGTTTATGGCGGCGGCAACGCAGGCCTGATGGGCGTGGTCGCGGACGAAACGCTCCTGGCCGGTGGGACGGTCGTCGGCGTGATCCCGCACGCGCTGGTGGCGCGCGAGCTCGCCAAGCGCGATTGCACCGAGCTGCACATCGTCGAGAACATGCACGAGCGCAAACGCATGATGGCCGAGCGCGCCGACGCCTTCCTCGCGCTGCCCGGCGGCATCGGCACGATGGAGGAATTCTTCGAGGTGTGGACCTGGCGCCAGCTCGGCTACCACGACAAGCCCGTGGGCCTGCTCAATTCCGGCGGCTACTACGACGCGCTGCTCACGTTCCTGGCATCGACCGTGACGCAGGAGTTCATGAGCGACTGGCAGATGGACCTGGTGCGCGTGGGCACCGACGTGCCGACGCTGCTGCCGGAGCTGATCCAGGCCAGCGACCTGAGCTCCGGCTTTTCCGACCTCTCGGAAATCTAG